The Pseudomonas chlororaphis subsp. piscium genome contains the following window.
TGTCATTGAGGGTGAAGCTTGGCCGAGCGCGTGGACTATTGCCAGCCCGGCAGATGTATCCGGAACTTGACCTTGCCATGGTGGCAAGGCCAAGACTGGCGACAACCCTCACAACAGGAGAAGCGTCATGCAAGTGTTCAATGTCGAAGGTATGTCCTGCGGTCACTGCGTCCGGGCCATCACTCAGGCGGTGCAGAGCAAGGATCCGGCGGCCAGCGTCAAGGTCGATCTCGGGGCCAGGGAAGTGGGTGTGGAAAGCCGCTTGTCCGCCGACGAGGTGATCAGCCTGATCAGCGAAGAAGGCTATGCGGTCAAGCTGGCCTGACGGATTTACCTGGTCTTTTTAATAGTTAGCGACCTATCGGAATGTTCAAGGCCTCCAAGCGCGGATAAACTGTCGGACTGCCGACCGACCCGCACCTGGATGCCTGATGAACCTTCGCACAATCCTGATTCTCGGCGCCTTGAGCGCCTTCGGTCCTCTGGCCATCGACTTCTATCTGCCGGCGTTCCCGGCGATGGCGCTGGCCTTTGGCACCGATGAAAAACACGTCCAGCTGACCCTGGCGGCCTACTTCCTCGGCCTGTCCATCGGCCAGCTGGCCTACGGCCCCGTGGCTGACCGCTTTGGCCGGCGCATCCCGTTGCTGGTCGGGGTGGGGCTGTTCACCCTGGCGTCCCTGGCCTGTGCCTACGCGCCGAACCTGGAGTGGTTGATCGGTGCGCGCTTTGTCCAGGCGCTTGGCGGCTGCGCGGGCATGGTGATTTCCCGGGCGGTGGTCAGCGACAAGTGCGATGCGGTGGGTTCGGCCAAGGTGTTTTCCCAGCTGATGCTGGTCATGGGCCTGGCGCCGATCCTGGCGCCGATGCTCGGCGGTCTGCTGGTGAATCTCTACGGCTGGCAGTCGATCTTTATCATGCTGACCCTGTTCAGCGCCATGGCCGGCCTGGCGGTGGCGCTGGGCTTGCCGGAAAGCCTGCCGGCCCAGGTGCCGCGCCAGCCGTTGTCCGGGGCCTTGCGTCAGTACGGTCGGCTGCTGGCTGACCGGGTGTTTCTCGGCCATGCCCTGACTGGGGGCATCGCCATCGCCGGGATGTTCGCCTACATCGCCGGTTCGCCTTTCGTCTTTATCAAACTCTACGGCGTGCCGGCCGAGCACTTCGGCTGGTTCTTCGGGATCAACGCCGGCGGCTTCATCCTGGTGGCGCAGATCAATGCGCGATTGCTGGCCAAGCGCGGTCCTGCCTTCCTGCTGGCACGCACGGTGTGGCTCTACCTGTTGGGCGGTCTGGCGCTGCTCGCCGTCAGTTCGCTGCACCCGGCACAACTCTGGCCGCTGCTGGTGCCGCTGTTCATTTGCATCGCCAGCCTGGGTTGCATCATTCCCAATGCCTCGGCCTGTGCCATGAACGGTCAGGGCGCACGGGCCGGCAGTGCCTCGGCGATGCTCGGCTGCCTGCAGTTCAGCGTGGCGGCCGGCGCCGCGGCGCTGGTGGGCGTGCTGCACGACGGCAGCGCCGTGCCGATGGCGACGGTCATCAGCCTGTGTGGGATTCTGGTGGTGACGCTGGCGATGGTCACCCGGAAATTGCAGAACGCCAGGGCGCTGCAAGCCGCTCAGCTGTAATCAGCCGGCGGCGCGCTGTTGGCTTTCGGGGAATCGATGGGGGGCGTGCAAACGCGTTTCCAGCGTATTGGCGAAGGCTCGGGCTTCGGCCTCGCTGCGGAAGGTCACCGCATGCTGGTCGAGTTGAACCTGCCATTGGGTGCCTTGGGATTTTGCCAATTCTTTTATCAGGATCTTCATTGCTGACCTCCTCGGGTAAAAGATTTGCACTGCAAAGGCCCCCAGTGTAGACCTGAATACGGTCACAAGTATGACAAGGATCAACTGTCGGACTGACGGCATCCTGCCCCTTTTGGGCACAGGCAGGACGCCGTCCGACCCTCGTCTCAGAACCCTTCCAGCACTATCTTGCCCTTGGCCTTGCCGCTTTCCAGAAAGGCATGAGCGCGCCGCAGGTTGGCCGCGTTGATGGTGCCGAAGTGCTCGCCGAGGGTGGTCTTCAAGGTGCCGGCGTCGATCAGCTCGGCGACGCGGTTGAGCAGCTTGTGCTGCTCCTGCATGTCCGCGGTCTCGAACAGCGAGCGGGTGTACATGAACTCCCAGTGCAGCGACAGGCTCTTGCGCTTGAGCTTGGTCACGTCGAGGGTTTTCGGATCGTCGATCAGCGCCAGCCGACCCTGTGGCGCGAGGGCCTCGACCAGTTCGTCCAGGTGCGCGTCGGTCTGGGTCAGGCTGGCGACATGGGTGACGCTGGCCTGGCCGGCCTTCTTCAGTTCCTGGCTCAGCGGCTGGCTGTGGTCGATCACCAGGTCGGCACCCAACTCCCGCACCCAGCCTTGGGTTTCAGCGCGCGAGGCAGTGCCTATGACCTTGAGGCCGGTGAGCTGGCTGGCCAGTTGGGTGAGGATCGAACCCACGCCGCCGGCCGCGCCGACGATCAACAGGCTCTGCTGCTGATCGGCCGGGCCTTCGGCGATTTGCAGGCGCTCGAACAGCAGTTCCCAGGCGGTGATCGCGGTCAGCGGCAGGGCGGCGGCTTCGGCGAACCCCAGGCTCTTGGGCATATGGCCGACGATGCGTTCGTCCACCACATGCAGTTCGCTGTTGCCACCGGCGCGGGCGATCGAGCCGGCATAGAACACCTTGTCACCGGCCTTGAACAGGCTGACTTCGCTGCCCACCGCCTTGACCACCCCGGCCACGTCCCAGCCCAGCACCTTGGCGGCGCCGCCTTCAGGCTGGACGTTCTGGCGGACCTTGGTGTCCACCGGGTTGACCGAGATGGCTTTGACTTCCACCAGCAGGTCGCGCGGGCCGGCGACCGGTTCCGGCAGTTCGATGTCTTGCAGGGACAGGGGATTGTCGATCGGCAGGGAGGCGTAGTAGGCGATGGCTTTCATGGTGAGTTTTCCTGATGAAGATGAAGGTTGGGTCAGAGGAGCAGCAGGCGTTTGAGTTCGAAGTGCTCGATCACCTCGCGGGTCTGGCTGAGAAAGTGCTGGAAGTGCGCCGTGGCGTTGTGAAACTCCAGGGCCGCCTCGCCGTCCCAGCGCTCCAGTACATAAAAGGTGCCTGGGTCTTCGGCATCCTGGTGCAGGTTGTAGTACTGGCAGCCGGTTTCTTCACGGCTTGGTTGCACCAGGGCGGTGAGTTCGCGTTGGAGCAGGGCTTGCTGGCCGCTCTTCGCGACAAGGGTGGCAATGGCGGTAAAGGCTTGCGACATGGCGGTGTCCTTCAGGGCGGGTATGACGGGCTGGTGTAAGAGTGCGCTGATCATTGGCCATTTCCCTGGCAGATAAAACCGGCTAAAACAGCAGTCTCTTTCAATGTTTTTTTGATAATGCCCGGTGAGCCAGATGCTGCGATTCGATGACCTGCAATTGTTCGTGCGCGCCGCCGACCTCGGCAGCCTGTCCGCCGCGGCGCGGGTCATGGACCTGTCGGCGGCGGTGGCCAGCGCCGCCCTCAAGCGTATCGAGCAGCAACTCGGCGCCCGGCTGCTGGCACGTTCGACCCGCAGCCTGCGCCTGACCGCCGAGGGCGAAGGGTTTCTCGAATACGCCCGCGCGGCCCTGAGCAACCTGGAGGAGGGGCGGCGCCTGCTGGCCAGCGGGCAGGATCAGGTCAGCGGCGTTCTCCAGCTGTCCGCGCCTTCGGACTTCGGCCGCAACCTGTTGCTGCCCTGGCTCGACCAATTCCAGCAGGAACATCCCCGGCTGACTGTGCGCCTGCTGCTGGGCGACCGCATCGCCGACCTGTTTCGCCAACCGGTGGACATCGCCCTGCGTTACGGCGAACCGGAAGACTCCAGCCTGGTGGCCCTGCCGGTCGCGCCGCAGAACCGCCGGGTGCTGGTGGCCGCCCCCGAGTACCTGGCCCGCCATGGCGAGCCGCGTCAGTTGGAGCAACTGGCCCAGCACAATTGCCTGCTCTACATGCTCGGCAGCCGGGTGCACGACCACTGGAGTTTCCATGACGGCAAGCGCGAGGTCGGCCTGACGGTCAGCGGCGACCGTTTCAGCGACGATGCCGATGTGGTGCGCCTGTGGGCCGTGGCGGGGCGGGGCATCGCCTACAAGTCCTGGCTCGACGTGGCGGCCGATGTGCTGGCCGGGCGGCTCAGGGTGCTGATGCCGGAGCTGCGCTGCGAACGGGCACCGCTGAACCTGTTGTGCGCCCATCGGGCGCAGTTGAGCAAACCGGTGAAGCTGCTGCGGGACATGTTGCAGGCGCGCTGCGCTGAAATTTCCGCGCATTACCCCAAGCCCACCCACGCCGATCAATGACCCTGGCCGGCGGCGTCGTTGCGGGGTGCGGGCAGGTCGTATCCAGCACTGAGCGGCGGCGTCGATCTTGCACACTCGATTGCAGACCATTCAATCGGGGGGACGGGGCATGGCAAGTCAGGGATACAGTGCGGCGGAGCGTCTGGAACGCTTGCCCATCAGCGGTTATCACCGAGTCATTTTCATCATCATCGCCCTGGCGTTTTTCTTCGACTCCATGGACCTGGCGATGATGACCTTCCTGCTCGGCTCGATCAAAGCCGAGTTCGGCCTGAGCACGGCCCAGGCCGGCCTGCTGGCCAGTTCGAGTTTCTTCGGCATGGTGGTCGGCGCATCACTGTCGGGCATGCTCGCCGACCGCTTCGGGCGCAAGCCGGTGTTCCAGTGGAGCATCGTGCTCTGGGGCATCGCCAGTTACCTGTGCTCCACGGCGCAGACGGTGGACAGCCTGACCCTGTTCCGGGTGCTGCTGGGGATCGGCATGGGCATGGAGTTTCCCATTGCCCAGTCGATGCTGTCGGAGATGATCCCGGCCAAGCGGCGCGGGCGCTATATCGCCTTGATGGACGGCTTCTGGCCGCTGGGTTTCGTCGCGGCGGGCGTGCTCTCCTACTTCCTGCTGCCACTGATCGGCTGGCGCGACATCTTCCTGGTCCTGGCGATCCCGGCGGTGTTCGTGCTGGCGATCCGTTTCTTCATTCCCGAGTCGCCCCGCTGGCTGGAACAGGCCGGGCGGCACGCCGATGCCGACCAGGTGCTGCGGCGGATCGAGGATAAGGTCCGCGCCTCGTTGCAGCGCGTGGATCTGCCCGAGCCGGTGCGCCTGCCGCGGGTAGAAAGCGTGCCGGGGCATTTCTTCTCGGCCTTGCGCGAGATCTGGTCGCCGCTCTATCGCCAACGCACGATGATGATCTGGAGCGTGTGGTTCTTTGCCCTGCTGGGTTTTTACGGCCTGACCTCGTGGCTCAGTGCCCTGTTGCAGCAGTCGGGTTTCGCCGTGACCCAGTCGGTGTACTACACGGTGCTGATTTCCCTCGGCGGGATTCCCGGTTTCCTCATGGCCGCCTGGCTGGTGGAGCGCTGGGGGCGCAAGCCGGTGTGCGTGTTCACCCTGTTGGGCGGTGGGGTCATGGCGTTTTTCTACGGGCAGAGCGCGGTGTTCGGCGGCAACGTGGCACTGTTGATCAGCTCCGGCCTGTTGATGCAGTTCTTCCTGTTCGGCATGTGGGCGGTGCTCTACACCTATACGCCTGAGTTGTATCCCACCTCGGCGCGGGCTACCGGTTCCGGGTTCGCCTCGGCGGTGGGGCGCATCGGTTCGTTGCTCGGGCCTTTGGTGACCGGCGTGGTGTTCCCTATGACCGGGCAGGGTGGGGTATTCGCCCTGGGCGCGCTGTGTTTCGCGGTCGCCGCGGCGGTGGTCTGGCTGTTCGGGATGGAGACCCGGGGCAAGACGCTGGAAGAGTTGAGCGAAGTCGGCGTTTGAGCTTCTGATCTGTAGCCGCTGCCGAAGGCTGCGTTAGGTCCGCAGGACCTCCGGCGTCATTGAGATCGCTGCGACCGTTCCGGTCGATTGCAGCCTTCGGCAGCGGCTACAGGGTTATCGCGGGCAGGTTGCCCGCGATGGGGTTTACGGCTTGACCAGCCGCGCATCCAGGCTGTTCTGCGCCAGGCGCTTGGCCTGATCCTGGGTCATGCCCAGGTGGGTGTACAGGGCGTGGAAGTTCTCGGTGACGTAGCCGCCGAAGTAGGCCGGGTCATCGGAGTTCACAGTGACCTTCACCCCACGCTCGAGCATCTCGAGGATGTTGTGCTGCGACATGTGATCGAACACGCAGAGCTTGGTGTTCGACAGCGGGCAGACGGTCAGCGGGATCTGCTCGTCGATGATGCGCTGCATCAGTCGCTCGTCCTCGAAGGCGCGCACGCCGTGGTCGATGCGCTGGATCTTCAGCAGGTCGAGGGCTTCCCAGATGTACTCGGGCGGGCCTTCTTCACCGGCGTGGGCGACGGTGAGGAAACCTTCGCTGCGGGCCCGGTCGAACACCCGCTGGAACTTGCTCGGCGGGTGACCCATTTCCGAACTGTCCAGGCCGACCGCGACAAAGGCTTCGCGGAACGGCAGCGCCTGGTCGAGGGTTTTCTGCGCTTCGTCTTCGCTCAGGTGGCGCAGGAAGCTGAGGATCAGGCCGCTGGTGATACCCAGTTGCTGCTCGCCATCCTTCAACGCGCTGGCGATGCCGTTGAGCACCACTTCGAAAGGGATGCCGCGATCGGTGTGGGTCTGCGGATCGAAGAAGGGTTCGGTGTGGATGACGTTCTGCGCTTTGCAGCGCAGCA
Protein-coding sequences here:
- a CDS encoding heavy-metal-associated domain-containing protein, giving the protein MQVFNVEGMSCGHCVRAITQAVQSKDPAASVKVDLGAREVGVESRLSADEVISLISEEGYAVKLA
- a CDS encoding multidrug effflux MFS transporter, translated to MNLRTILILGALSAFGPLAIDFYLPAFPAMALAFGTDEKHVQLTLAAYFLGLSIGQLAYGPVADRFGRRIPLLVGVGLFTLASLACAYAPNLEWLIGARFVQALGGCAGMVISRAVVSDKCDAVGSAKVFSQLMLVMGLAPILAPMLGGLLVNLYGWQSIFIMLTLFSAMAGLAVALGLPESLPAQVPRQPLSGALRQYGRLLADRVFLGHALTGGIAIAGMFAYIAGSPFVFIKLYGVPAEHFGWFFGINAGGFILVAQINARLLAKRGPAFLLARTVWLYLLGGLALLAVSSLHPAQLWPLLVPLFICIASLGCIIPNASACAMNGQGARAGSASAMLGCLQFSVAAGAAALVGVLHDGSAVPMATVISLCGILVVTLAMVTRKLQNARALQAAQL
- a CDS encoding zinc-binding alcohol dehydrogenase family protein, translating into MKAIAYYASLPIDNPLSLQDIELPEPVAGPRDLLVEVKAISVNPVDTKVRQNVQPEGGAAKVLGWDVAGVVKAVGSEVSLFKAGDKVFYAGSIARAGGNSELHVVDERIVGHMPKSLGFAEAAALPLTAITAWELLFERLQIAEGPADQQQSLLIVGAAGGVGSILTQLASQLTGLKVIGTASRAETQGWVRELGADLVIDHSQPLSQELKKAGQASVTHVASLTQTDAHLDELVEALAPQGRLALIDDPKTLDVTKLKRKSLSLHWEFMYTRSLFETADMQEQHKLLNRVAELIDAGTLKTTLGEHFGTINAANLRRAHAFLESGKAKGKIVLEGF
- a CDS encoding putative quinol monooxygenase, which produces MSQAFTAIATLVAKSGQQALLQRELTALVQPSREETGCQYYNLHQDAEDPGTFYVLERWDGEAALEFHNATAHFQHFLSQTREVIEHFELKRLLLL
- a CDS encoding LysR family transcriptional regulator — protein: MLRFDDLQLFVRAADLGSLSAAARVMDLSAAVASAALKRIEQQLGARLLARSTRSLRLTAEGEGFLEYARAALSNLEEGRRLLASGQDQVSGVLQLSAPSDFGRNLLLPWLDQFQQEHPRLTVRLLLGDRIADLFRQPVDIALRYGEPEDSSLVALPVAPQNRRVLVAAPEYLARHGEPRQLEQLAQHNCLLYMLGSRVHDHWSFHDGKREVGLTVSGDRFSDDADVVRLWAVAGRGIAYKSWLDVAADVLAGRLRVLMPELRCERAPLNLLCAHRAQLSKPVKLLRDMLQARCAEISAHYPKPTHADQ
- a CDS encoding MFS transporter; translated protein: MASQGYSAAERLERLPISGYHRVIFIIIALAFFFDSMDLAMMTFLLGSIKAEFGLSTAQAGLLASSSFFGMVVGASLSGMLADRFGRKPVFQWSIVLWGIASYLCSTAQTVDSLTLFRVLLGIGMGMEFPIAQSMLSEMIPAKRRGRYIALMDGFWPLGFVAAGVLSYFLLPLIGWRDIFLVLAIPAVFVLAIRFFIPESPRWLEQAGRHADADQVLRRIEDKVRASLQRVDLPEPVRLPRVESVPGHFFSALREIWSPLYRQRTMMIWSVWFFALLGFYGLTSWLSALLQQSGFAVTQSVYYTVLISLGGIPGFLMAAWLVERWGRKPVCVFTLLGGGVMAFFYGQSAVFGGNVALLISSGLLMQFFLFGMWAVLYTYTPELYPTSARATGSGFASAVGRIGSLLGPLVTGVVFPMTGQGGVFALGALCFAVAAAVVWLFGMETRGKTLEELSEVGV
- a CDS encoding adenosine deaminase — protein: MYDWLNALPKAELHLHLEGSLEPELLFALAERNKIALPWSDVETLRKAYAFNNLQEFLDLYYQGADVLRTSQDFYDLTWAYLLRCKAQNVIHTEPFFDPQTHTDRGIPFEVVLNGIASALKDGEQQLGITSGLILSFLRHLSEDEAQKTLDQALPFREAFVAVGLDSSEMGHPPSKFQRVFDRARSEGFLTVAHAGEEGPPEYIWEALDLLKIQRIDHGVRAFEDERLMQRIIDEQIPLTVCPLSNTKLCVFDHMSQHNILEMLERGVKVTVNSDDPAYFGGYVTENFHALYTHLGMTQDQAKRLAQNSLDARLVKP